AGCCGTTGGTGGTACCAGTTTAATCTGAACCGGCCAATGGGACAGGGCAGATACGCTGTTACTATGAGAAACCGGGGTATTTGCATCCTGACATGATTTTCCCGGGGTAAAACTCTGAATCAGCGCTGATGGACATCCACAAGCCATTGTTTCCTCTCCGGAGACATGCGCCGCTTCCTTCGACTTCAGGTGCATTTCCACAGCCTCTTCGTCAAAGTCCTCTGCATCACGTTCCACAATCCTGAGGGCATCGTTGGGGCATTCCCCCAGACAGGCACCCAGCCCATCACAGTATTTCTCAGCAGACAGCCTGGCTTTTCCGTCCACGATCTGTATCGCTCCCTCTGCACAGGAAGGTACACACAGTCCACAGCCATCACACTTTTCTTCATCTATTTCTATGATTTTACGTCTTACTTTCATATGCCTCTCCTTTTTACTCGTCCAAAAGGACTCTCTTCGCCACTTTTTCACCGCTTTTTGTGAGAAAGACATCCTTTATGGGTTTGTCCAACCTCTCCTCCTTTACAGGAGACTCTTTCTTTTTTTCCTCCATGTTCACAATCAGGTCAGCATCGTAAACAACCTTGAAGTTGACCGTCTCCCCAGGTCTAGGATGATGGTGGTGTCCAACTATGTCACATACTTCATCTATCAGGTCCTGGTTTGCACCCAGTTTTGAAAGAATATCACGGGCTATGGGCGGACCTTCTTCTTCCTGATACCGGGCGGCTGTGCTCTGGTATTTACGTTCAGCCTCCTTGATTCCGATGTCATGTAGATAAGCGGCAGACAAAATTACCGCAAGGTCCCCACCCTCTTCCCGAAATATCTCTTCTGCATATCTGGCTACCCTGGTAGCGTGACCAATACGCTTGAAGTCATCTTTGAAATAGCGTTTCATCTCCACAGCAACGCGGTCCTTTAACAGATCATTTCTTTGAGCTATAAGTTCCGGGGGCAAGTCTCCAAGACATTGCTCGGCAAACTTGCAGTGTGCAGCACAGCCAAAGTCCATTTTTGGATTTACGAGCTTTGACCCGCATTTCCCGCAACGGCCGGTAGCTTCATCCTTAAAGAACTCCACCGTATTACCACACTTGGGACATTCAATCTCAAAGACAGTATCTCCCTTCCAAAAACGGGTGTCTTGCCCCGGGCATTTCATAGTATTCCTCCATGGCTTGAAAATTGGTAGTGTCAGTGGTCCGTTATCAGTGATCAGTTGTGTCTGTATTTTTCCTGAACACTGACAACTGAACCCTCTGACATTTTACCTTTATCCCAGTATCGCCTTCAAATCTTCATCAGGCGTGGTTATAGGTTTAATATCAAAGTTTTTTACCAGCACATCCAGTACGTTTGGAGAAACAAATGCCGGAAGACTGGGCCCCAGACGAATGCCCTTAATCCCAAGGTGTAAAAGCGTCAGTAAAATGGATACAGCCTTCTGTTCATACCATGAGAGAATCATGGATAAAGGCAGCTCATTTACCTCTACATTGAACGCGTTTGCCAGAGCCACAGCAATCTGTATTGCCGAGTAGGCATCATTGCACTGACCAATATCCAGGAGTCTGGGGATACCTCCAATGTCACCCAGGTCTTTATCAAAGAAGCGGAACTTACCGCAGGCAAGGGTCAGGATAACAGAATCCTTCGGCGCTTTTTCCACGAACTCGGTATAGTAGTTTCGGCCAGGTTTTGCCCCGTCACATCCGGCTACCAGGAAGAAACGGCTGATGGCCTTGGTTTTGACCGCTTCAATTACTTTATCTGCCACACCCAATACTGCGTTCCTCCCAAAGCCCACCATGACTGAACGTCCGTTGGTATCTTCTGAAAAACCAGGCATGCTCATAGCCTTTTCAATCACAGGCGAAAAATTGTAATCCGAGATGTGGATTACCCCAGGCCATGCTACCTGACCGCTGGTAAAAATATTATCCATGTATGATTCCCTGGGTTTCTGGATACAGTTGGTAGTCATTAAGATAGCCCCCGGAAAGCCTTCAAATTCCCTTATCTGATTCTGCCATGCTGTCCCGTAATGACCGTAAAGGTGAGAATACTTTTTAAGACCCGGGTACCCGTGGGCAGGGAGCATCTCACCGTGGGTATATATGGATATGCCCTTGCCTTCTGTCTGTTTCAGAAGCTCTTCCAGATCTTTTAGGTCGTGCCCTGAGACAAGAATGGCATTCCCTTTTTTCGCTCCCAGGGGCACCTTCGTGGGCACGGGATGCCCATAGGCACCGGTATTCGCTGCATCAAGGAGTTCCATGGCAACAAGGTTTATTTCACCACATTTCAGCACCAACCCCAAGCAGTCGTTAACGCTCAGGTCTTTTCTTAATGTGGCAGCGAGCCCCTCATGGATAAAGGCATAGACCTTGTCATTCTCCTTCCCAAGTATCTGTGCGTGGTCTGCATAGGCGGCAATGCCCTTAATTCCAAAGAGCAAAGTATGCTGGAGAGAGAGAATGTCAGGATCGATGGAAGAATCAGACTTCAACCCAACAGCTTCGCCCTGCTTGATCAGCCCATCGATGGTTGCCTCCGGTTTAAAGCTGGCTGGTCCTTCCGGAAAGTCGACATTTCCTCCCGAACTTTTAACATTTTTCTTAAGGTTTTCTCTCAGTTCCACACAACGATGGATAAGTTGAACAAGACGATTGGGGTCAAAATTTACGTTGGTCAAAGTGGCAAATAGAGCCTCGCATGTGAAGACGTTAACTTCCTTCTCAATAACCCCCACCTTTCGACCCTCCACAGCATAGAGGGCAAGCCCCTTGAGACAATGAATCAGAAGGTCCTGAAGGGCAGCGACCTCTGGTTGTTTTCCGCATACCCCAATTTTAGCACATCCTTCACCTTTTGCCGTTTGTTCACACTGGTAACAAAACATAGCTAAACCTCCTTTTGAATGATTGTTAGCTGCTTTAGCCTTTCAGGTATTCCTACCCTATCTCATTATGTCAAGAATAATGTAACCAATAGAATCATTACCGTCTTTGACCTAAGTCAAAAAAGGAGATTTTTTTATTCCCTTTTTTCCCTTTTCTGTTATTCTTTATAATCGTTATTGGAAGGATACACCTTAACTTAGGTCAAAGAATAGATATTTTTAAAAAAAATTCAAGAAAAAAATAAAACCATGCAAATAATCGATCAGATAGCCACTATCCCGCTGTTTCATGGTCTTCCCAAAGAATACCAGGAAGGACTGGCTACCATAGTGGCAGATAAGATTTTCAGACGGGGTCAAATCATATTTTCAGAGGGTGATGAAGGAAATGGCTTTTACGTTGTCATTTCAGGACGGGTCAAGATATTCAAAGTCTCCCCAGAGGGTAAGGAACAGATTCTGCATCTTTTTGGTCCCGGAGAGCCGTTTGGTGAGGTACCGGTCTTTGCCGGCGAACACTTTCCAGCTCATGCAGAATCCATTGAAGAGAGCCGTATCTTTTTCTTTCCCAGAGATGCATTTGTTGATCTGATCAGGGGAAACCCCTCCATGGCATTGAGCATGCTTGCCGTATTATCCCGTCGTCTGCGCACGTTCACCATGCTGATCGAGGATCTTTCCCTAAAGGAAGTCCCCGGAAGGCTTAGCGTATACCTCCTCTATCTCAGCGAGCACAAAGATGGAACCGATGACCTGATGTTAGATATCTCTAAAGGCCAACTGGCGAGTCTTTTGGGCACAATCCCCGAAACCATTTCCCGAATCTTAGCCAGGATGGCCAGAGAGGGACTCATCTATCTGGATGGACCGCGCCGTATCCAGATACTGGATCGTAATGGTCTTTCAGAACTGGCAAGTGGCGAAAGACGCCTGTCCTAACCAGTTCATCCTGTTCCTTTGTAAATCGTAGTCGGGTCAAATCCTGCTGGGCTTACAAAATCCAACTTGACAAACAGTGGACAAACAGTATGATAGATAACAAGTCAGATGTTTAACTTCGATGAGTCCTAGAATTGCTGATATATTATGAATGCTGGAGGAGTAATTAGTATGAGTATTTTAAAATTAGGGATACCTAAAGGAAGCTTGGAAAAGGCTACAATTGATTTGTTTAGAAAGGCCGGCTGGAAAATACTGGCTGATTCCCGGAATTATTTTCCCGAAATCAACGACAAAGAGATTAAGTGTGCCCTCATCAGAGCTCAGGAAATGTCCATGTATGTAGAAAAGGGAACCCTGGATGTGGGGTTGACAGGGAAGGACTGGATTCTCGAAAACGAATCTGATGTAGTTGTTGTTCAGGATTTGATATATTCAAAAGTAACGCAAAGACCAACAAAATGGGTCTTGGTTGTGCCAGAGGATTCACCTGTAAAAAAGTTGAAGGATCTGGAAGGGAAGAGGATATCAACAGAACTTGTAAATTTTACTAAAAAATTCTTTTCAGACAGAAAGATAAACGTAGAGGTAGAGTTTTCATGGGGGGCTACTGAGGCTAAGGTAGTAGAGAGGTTGGTGGATGCAATAGTAGAGGTTACCGAAACAGGGAGCACTATCAAAGCTCATGGTCTTCGCATTGTCCATGAATTGATGGAATCCAATACTCAACTGATAGCCAATAAGAAGTCCATGAAGAATACATGGAAAAAGAAGAAGATTGAACAGGTCAGGATTTTGCTAAATGGTGCCTTACAGGCGGAGAATAGGGTTGGTTTAAAGATGAACATTGCTGAGGAAGACATGGATAAGATTACTGAAATACTTCCAAGCTTGAAGTCCCCGACCATAGCAAAGCTCTATAAGCAGGAATGGTACTCAGTTGAAACCATAGTAAATAAAAATATAGTCCGTGAGCTGATCCCAAAGCTGCAAGAAGCCGGTGCAGAAGGGATTATAGAATATCCTTTGAATAAAGTTGTATAAATGAATAAAACCAGGATAGTAGCAATCGTTGGTCCTACGGCTGCTGGTAAATCGCAATTGGCTTTAGAATTGGCTGCACGGATTAATGGAGAAATCATAAGTGCCGATTCTATGCAGGTCTACAGGTATATGGACATTGGGACGGCAAAGCCAACGCCTGACGAACAGAAGAAAGTAAAGCACCACCTGATAGATATTCTGTATCCTGATGAGGAGTTCAGTGCAGCCCTGTTCAAACAAGAAGCAAGGGAGGCAATCTCCAACGTTGACAGGCAGGGCAAAGTTGCTATTGTAGCAGGGGGGACAGGGCTCTACATCAAGGCATTGACCAGAGGTTTGTTCAAAGGTCCAGGAGCTGATCAAGAATTACGACGAGTACTCAGAAAAAAGGCAGCAATTACAGGCAGTGAGGCTCTCCATAAAGAATTATCAGAGTTAGATCCGGTTACTGCTGCAAAACTTCACCCAAATGACTCTTTCAGGATAATACGGGCAATAGAGGTTTGTCAGTTAGCTCAAAAACCCCTGTCTGAATACCATGAGAACCATGGCTTTAAAGATTCTCCCTTTGATACTTTCAAGATTGGACTCTGCATAGACCGTCAGGATATCTACTCAAGGATAGAAAAAAGGGTTGACAGGATGATTGCCACTGGCCTTGTAGATGAGGTAAAACGCCTTTTGGATATGGGATATACAAGGGATTTAAACTCCATGCAGGGATTAGGATATAAACAGATCGCCGGTTATCTCCTGGGGGAATTTTCATTAGATGAGGCTATTTTGCAGGTGAAACAGGGCACA
This genomic stretch from Thermodesulfobacteriota bacterium harbors:
- the hisG gene encoding ATP phosphoribosyltransferase; the protein is MNAGGVISMSILKLGIPKGSLEKATIDLFRKAGWKILADSRNYFPEINDKEIKCALIRAQEMSMYVEKGTLDVGLTGKDWILENESDVVVVQDLIYSKVTQRPTKWVLVVPEDSPVKKLKDLEGKRISTELVNFTKKFFSDRKINVEVEFSWGATEAKVVERLVDAIVEVTETGSTIKAHGLRIVHELMESNTQLIANKKSMKNTWKKKKIEQVRILLNGALQAENRVGLKMNIAEEDMDKITEILPSLKSPTIAKLYKQEWYSVETIVNKNIVRELIPKLQEAGAEGIIEYPLNKVV
- a CDS encoding Crp/Fnr family transcriptional regulator, whose protein sequence is MQIIDQIATIPLFHGLPKEYQEGLATIVADKIFRRGQIIFSEGDEGNGFYVVISGRVKIFKVSPEGKEQILHLFGPGEPFGEVPVFAGEHFPAHAESIEESRIFFFPRDAFVDLIRGNPSMALSMLAVLSRRLRTFTMLIEDLSLKEVPGRLSVYLLYLSEHKDGTDDLMLDISKGQLASLLGTIPETISRILARMAREGLIYLDGPRRIQILDRNGLSELASGERRLS
- a CDS encoding 4Fe-4S binding protein, which translates into the protein MKVRRKIIEIDEEKCDGCGLCVPSCAEGAIQIVDGKARLSAEKYCDGLGACLGECPNDALRIVERDAEDFDEEAVEMHLKSKEAAHVSGEETMACGCPSALIQSFTPGKSCQDANTPVSHSNSVSALSHWPVQIKLVPPTAPFLKGANILVAADCTPFAYPDFHQDFIQGKVVMVGCPKFDDVQEYIERFADIFKIAEIKSITVVVMEVPCCQGLPLIIKRGMELAGKDIPIEQVVISARGEILNREKLVG
- the hcp gene encoding hydroxylamine reductase, with protein sequence MFCYQCEQTAKGEGCAKIGVCGKQPEVAALQDLLIHCLKGLALYAVEGRKVGVIEKEVNVFTCEALFATLTNVNFDPNRLVQLIHRCVELRENLKKNVKSSGGNVDFPEGPASFKPEATIDGLIKQGEAVGLKSDSSIDPDILSLQHTLLFGIKGIAAYADHAQILGKENDKVYAFIHEGLAATLRKDLSVNDCLGLVLKCGEINLVAMELLDAANTGAYGHPVPTKVPLGAKKGNAILVSGHDLKDLEELLKQTEGKGISIYTHGEMLPAHGYPGLKKYSHLYGHYGTAWQNQIREFEGFPGAILMTTNCIQKPRESYMDNIFTSGQVAWPGVIHISDYNFSPVIEKAMSMPGFSEDTNGRSVMVGFGRNAVLGVADKVIEAVKTKAISRFFLVAGCDGAKPGRNYYTEFVEKAPKDSVILTLACGKFRFFDKDLGDIGGIPRLLDIGQCNDAYSAIQIAVALANAFNVEVNELPLSMILSWYEQKAVSILLTLLHLGIKGIRLGPSLPAFVSPNVLDVLVKNFDIKPITTPDEDLKAILG
- a CDS encoding HD domain-containing protein, whose amino-acid sequence is MKCPGQDTRFWKGDTVFEIECPKCGNTVEFFKDEATGRCGKCGSKLVNPKMDFGCAAHCKFAEQCLGDLPPELIAQRNDLLKDRVAVEMKRYFKDDFKRIGHATRVARYAEEIFREEGGDLAVILSAAYLHDIGIKEAERKYQSTAARYQEEEGPPIARDILSKLGANQDLIDEVCDIVGHHHHPRPGETVNFKVVYDADLIVNMEEKKKESPVKEERLDKPIKDVFLTKSGEKVAKRVLLDE
- the miaA gene encoding tRNA (adenosine(37)-N6)-dimethylallyltransferase MiaA, producing the protein MNKTRIVAIVGPTAAGKSQLALELAARINGEIISADSMQVYRYMDIGTAKPTPDEQKKVKHHLIDILYPDEEFSAALFKQEAREAISNVDRQGKVAIVAGGTGLYIKALTRGLFKGPGADQELRRVLRKKAAITGSEALHKELSELDPVTAAKLHPNDSFRIIRAIEVCQLAQKPLSEYHENHGFKDSPFDTFKIGLCIDRQDIYSRIEKRVDRMIATGLVDEVKRLLDMGYTRDLNSMQGLGYKQIAGYLLGEFSLDEAILQVKQGTKRYAKRQMTWFRADPEINWYGYPYDYQGIIQKTKGFLDA